A genomic stretch from Chitinophagaceae bacterium includes:
- a CDS encoding T9SS type A sorting domain-containing protein → MKTYIPILYSLFATMLLVPMCIMAQGIINTSGTQLVVDGAACIVINDGGFTNNGTFSKSTGSVVFSGSTATANSFIAGTTTTDFYNLTLNKSANGLQLNRNIGVSNLVTFTSGDSIFLNTYNVDLGSNGSLSGETSSKRFTGQTGGYIMITQSLNAPSAVNPGNLGMEITSAANLGSTVIKRAHTVYRDRSVTRNFDITPTNNAALNATLVFNYFHSELRTTIESTLSTYSSSNGGTNWFYISGGPDLNTISNYITSTNVNSLHLLSLFSLADLPVHLLYLKGKAINRSALLEWATSGEIDNDYFDVERSANGITFLKIGTVKGSGNTSIQKTYQYTDEHPLTGTNYYRIKQVDTNLDFMYSGIVSVQITEPAIGISLSPNPATNLLFVKINGLEADEIDLKLMDQHGKIYKFISLKCKKGENNFTINIEDLPKGLYYINLSGKNNQSVKFLKM, encoded by the coding sequence ATGAAAACATATATACCAATTTTATACTCTCTGTTCGCCACCATGCTGTTGGTGCCAATGTGCATCATGGCACAGGGCATCATCAATACAAGTGGAACTCAGCTGGTTGTTGACGGGGCAGCCTGTATTGTCATAAACGACGGCGGCTTTACTAATAATGGTACATTTTCCAAAAGCACAGGTTCGGTTGTATTTTCAGGAAGTACTGCAACAGCCAATTCATTTATAGCAGGTACAACAACAACAGATTTTTATAATTTAACCCTCAATAAATCTGCAAACGGATTACAGTTAAATAGAAATATCGGGGTATCGAACCTGGTTACATTTACCAGTGGTGACAGTATTTTTCTGAATACCTACAATGTTGACCTTGGCAGTAACGGAAGTTTATCGGGCGAAACAAGTTCGAAAAGATTCACAGGTCAAACAGGCGGATACATTATGATTACACAATCATTAAATGCTCCTTCCGCAGTAAACCCGGGTAACTTAGGTATGGAAATTACAAGTGCCGCAAACCTGGGGAGTACAGTGATCAAACGGGCACATACTGTTTACAGAGACAGATCTGTCACCCGTAACTTCGATATTACTCCAACCAACAATGCTGCACTGAATGCAACATTAGTATTTAATTATTTCCATTCTGAATTACGAACTACTATAGAATCAACCTTAAGTACTTATTCAAGCAGTAACGGCGGTACAAATTGGTTTTATATTAGTGGCGGACCAGACCTAAACACCATCAGCAATTACATAACCAGTACGAATGTAAACTCACTGCACTTGCTTTCTTTATTCAGTCTTGCCGATTTACCTGTTCACCTTTTGTACTTAAAAGGAAAAGCAATCAACAGGAGTGCATTACTTGAATGGGCTACCAGTGGCGAAATTGACAATGATTACTTTGATGTTGAACGCTCAGCTAACGGAATTACGTTTTTAAAAATTGGAACAGTAAAAGGCAGCGGCAATACAAGTATTCAGAAAACGTACCAGTATACCGATGAGCACCCTCTGACAGGAACAAACTATTACAGGATAAAACAAGTGGATACCAATCTTGATTTTATGTACTCAGGAATCGTTTCAGTACAGATTACAGAACCGGCGATTGGTATCAGTCTTTCGCCTAACCCGGCAACCAACCTGTTATTTGTTAAAATAAACGGACTGGAAGCCGATGAAATAGACCTTAAACTGATGGACCAGCACGGAAAAATTTATAAATTCATTTCACTGAAATGCAAAAAAGGTGAAAACAATTTTACCATTAATATAGAAGATTTGCCAAAAGGCCTCTATTACATTAATCTTTCGGGCAAAAACAATCAATCTGTGAAATTCCTTAAAATGTAA
- a CDS encoding PAS domain-containing protein has protein sequence MEDYKFALNQSSIVDVSDSTGNIQYANENFCRISGYSLDELKGQSHRILKSGYHNKEHYKNLWDTVTDGKVWRAEVKNKAKDGSFYWVDSTVIPFLDDQGKPFQYITIRSDITKRKEAETQIMNALERYDILSKATSDTIWDWDVLNNVIVYNQGIVKNFGYKVTKVKNAKEGWDMNIHPDDRRKVQEGFEKAFQKKKAVVQVEYRYRSADRNYRYILDRAFIIYGVDKKPERMIGSMQDITSEKEIAIRIEKEVIDAQEREWNQIGMELHDNVNQILAASMLLMGLGKEKMERGQNAASIINESEKHVGEAIAEIRRLSHQLAPVSVANLSLEQVFESLFETVNVNKQIKIKLQMKGMKEIPIPHKLQINLYRILQEQLNNIMKHAKATEVTVSFKKIKHSFVFKIADNGLGFDQEAHTDGIGLENIKRRAKVFAGEFKLKTAPGKGCEIIVEIPENAFAEQEIVSGS, from the coding sequence TTGGAGGATTACAAGTTTGCGTTGAATCAATCTTCTATTGTTGATGTTTCAGACAGTACAGGGAATATTCAGTATGCGAATGAAAATTTTTGCCGTATTTCCGGTTACAGCCTGGATGAGCTGAAAGGCCAGAGTCACCGCATACTGAAATCAGGGTATCACAATAAGGAACATTATAAGAACTTATGGGATACTGTAACAGATGGTAAAGTATGGCGGGCTGAGGTGAAGAATAAAGCAAAGGATGGTTCTTTTTATTGGGTTGATTCAACGGTCATTCCTTTTTTAGATGATCAGGGAAAACCTTTCCAGTATATTACCATCCGTTCAGATATAACAAAAAGAAAGGAAGCTGAAACACAAATCATGAATGCTCTTGAACGGTACGACATTCTTTCAAAAGCTACCAGCGATACCATCTGGGATTGGGATGTGCTGAACAATGTGATTGTTTATAACCAGGGAATTGTAAAAAACTTTGGCTATAAAGTAACGAAAGTAAAAAATGCAAAAGAAGGGTGGGACATGAATATTCATCCCGACGACAGGCGAAAAGTACAGGAGGGATTTGAAAAGGCATTTCAAAAAAAGAAGGCTGTGGTGCAGGTTGAATACCGGTACCGGTCTGCTGACAGGAACTACAGGTATATTCTTGACCGTGCTTTTATCATTTACGGTGTTGATAAGAAGCCTGAAAGAATGATTGGTTCTATGCAGGATATTACCAGTGAAAAAGAGATTGCCATCAGGATTGAAAAAGAAGTAATAGATGCACAGGAAAGAGAGTGGAACCAGATTGGAATGGAACTGCATGATAATGTGAACCAGATTTTAGCTGCCTCTATGCTGTTAATGGGATTGGGAAAAGAAAAAATGGAGAGGGGACAGAATGCTGCATCCATTATTAATGAAAGTGAAAAGCATGTGGGAGAAGCGATTGCTGAAATCAGAAGACTGTCGCATCAGCTGGCACCGGTTTCTGTTGCTAATCTTTCGCTGGAACAGGTATTTGAGTCTTTATTTGAAACGGTTAATGTTAATAAGCAGATTAAAATAAAATTACAAATGAAGGGGATGAAAGAAATTCCTATTCCTCATAAACTGCAGATTAATTTATACCGCATTTTACAGGAGCAGTTGAATAATATTATGAAGCATGCAAAGGCAACAGAAGTGACCGTGAGCTTTAAAAAAATTAAACATTCATTTGTGTTTAAGATTGCTGATAACGGGCTTGGTTTTGATCAGGAAGCACATACAGATGGGATTGGTCTTGAAAATATTAAACGAAGGGCCAAAGTATTTGCCGGAGAATTTAAATTGAAAACCGCACCCGGTAAAGGATGCGAAATAATTGTTGAAATACCGGAGAATGCATTTGCTGAACAGGAAATAGTTAGTGGATCTTGA
- a CDS encoding PAS domain S-box protein has translation MSLIHPDHVNMVQEYFIKDVIGKKQRFDKEYMFVNKKTGKSFWAHGIGDLEFNENGLPVKMIGTIQDITEKKEAEEILQTQEKLYRALIENSNDGVVILDGWGKFRYIAPSIKTVLGYDEEELLNTGLLDITHPDDHSKVVEIYTELLTNPGLYNPEFIPRIKHKDGSWRWISGALNNLINDTVVHGVIGNFRDVTKQVTAEKAIRESEIKYHSLIDNAGDGIAIYNAAGTILDVNTTGLDMLGYTKEEVLKMKVTDFFLEEEIQSNPMTYNKLKPGESTLRQRNFKRKGGGFVLTEVRSQVLPDGNLLSIIRDLTERMAIQEQLRISIDNYSGLVNTIEGIVWEADAQSTQFNFVSMQAEQILGYPAQQWITEKDFWPNHVHEADREWAVNYCAKYTSEKKSHDFEYRMIAADGRVVWLHDIVTVVVENNEPVKLRGLMIDITEKK, from the coding sequence GTGTCACTTATACATCCTGATCATGTAAATATGGTTCAGGAATATTTTATAAAGGATGTAATAGGGAAAAAACAACGCTTTGACAAGGAGTATATGTTTGTCAACAAAAAAACCGGGAAGTCATTCTGGGCGCATGGAATTGGTGACCTGGAGTTCAATGAAAATGGTTTGCCGGTTAAAATGATTGGTACTATTCAGGATATTACAGAAAAGAAAGAAGCAGAAGAGATACTGCAAACACAAGAAAAATTGTACAGGGCGTTGATTGAAAACAGTAACGATGGGGTGGTTATTCTTGATGGCTGGGGTAAGTTCAGGTATATCGCACCATCTATTAAAACTGTACTGGGTTATGATGAAGAAGAACTGCTGAATACAGGCTTGCTTGATATAACCCATCCTGATGATCATAGTAAAGTTGTGGAAATTTACACGGAATTACTGACTAATCCAGGGTTATACAATCCTGAATTTATTCCCAGGATTAAGCACAAAGATGGAAGCTGGCGCTGGATATCGGGGGCTCTGAATAATTTAATAAATGATACTGTAGTACATGGGGTCATTGGCAATTTCCGTGATGTTACAAAACAGGTAACCGCAGAAAAGGCTATCAGGGAAAGCGAAATAAAGTATCACTCACTCATTGATAATGCAGGTGATGGCATTGCTATTTATAATGCTGCAGGAACTATTCTTGATGTAAATACAACCGGGCTGGATATGCTGGGTTATACAAAGGAGGAAGTGCTTAAGATGAAAGTGACAGATTTCTTTTTGGAAGAAGAAATTCAATCCAATCCCATGACTTATAATAAACTGAAGCCTGGAGAATCAACTTTAAGGCAGCGGAATTTTAAACGGAAAGGCGGAGGATTTGTTTTAACAGAAGTAAGATCACAGGTTTTACCCGATGGGAACCTGCTTTCTATTATTCGTGATCTTACTGAACGGATGGCAATCCAGGAGCAACTGCGTATATCAATCGATAACTATTCAGGTTTAGTCAATACAATTGAAGGTATTGTATGGGAAGCTGACGCACAATCAACTCAATTCAATTTTGTAAGCATGCAGGCCGAACAGATTTTAGGCTACCCGGCACAGCAATGGATCACTGAAAAAGATTTTTGGCCAAATCATGTGCATGAAGCCGATCGGGAGTGGGCAGTAAATTATTGTGCAAAGTATACAAGTGAAAAAAAATCGCATGATTTTGAATACCGGATGATTGCTGCAGATGGAAGAGTTGTATGGCTGCACGATATTGTAACAGTTGTGGTAGAAAATAATGAACCTGTAAAGCTGAGAGGTTTGATGATTGATATTACAGAGAAAAAATAA
- a CDS encoding ribulose-phosphate 3-epimerase: protein MAIIAPSLLSANFINLQADCEMLNASEADWYHLDVMDGHFVPNITFGPMIIEFLRKASTKTFDVHLMIEEPGKYTELFKKAGADILSVHYEACPHLHRNIQQIKSLGMKAGVALNPHTKVSVLKDILADIDLVCIMSVNPGFGGQSFIPNTLNKIKELRQMIDEKGLKVEIEIDGGVTLDNAKTILDAGATVLVAGNTVFRSANPKETISQLKSIQ, encoded by the coding sequence ATGGCGATTATTGCTCCTTCATTATTATCAGCAAACTTTATAAACCTCCAGGCCGATTGTGAAATGCTCAATGCCAGCGAGGCCGATTGGTATCACCTTGATGTAATGGATGGCCATTTTGTTCCCAATATCACCTTCGGGCCAATGATCATTGAGTTTTTACGCAAAGCTTCAACCAAAACATTTGATGTACACCTGATGATTGAAGAACCGGGAAAATATACGGAGCTGTTTAAGAAAGCCGGAGCCGATATTCTTTCTGTTCACTATGAAGCCTGTCCGCATCTGCACCGCAATATTCAGCAAATCAAAAGCCTTGGAATGAAAGCTGGTGTTGCATTGAATCCGCACACAAAGGTTTCTGTACTGAAAGATATCCTGGCTGATATTGATTTGGTTTGCATCATGAGTGTAAACCCCGGCTTTGGCGGACAATCCTTTATTCCCAACACACTCAATAAAATAAAAGAGCTGCGACAAATGATTGATGAAAAAGGATTGAAGGTTGAGATTGAAATTGATGGTGGCGTTACGCTGGACAATGCAAAGACCATACTTGATGCCGGTGCTACGGTTCTTGTTGCCGGTAATACTGTATTCAGATCTGCTAATCCAAAAGAAACAATCAGTCAACTGAAAAGTATACAGTAA
- a CDS encoding PD40 domain-containing protein, with the protein MYKRLLSFSALVFVVALISFKTVSSISQNPVKSTGDTILYPEEKHFKNIQQLTFGGDNAEAYFSFDGKWIIFQKTNPKEGIQCDQIFIGKVPKAGEKFQPKLISNGKGRTTCAAFMKDGKHIVYASTHLGADTCPPVPDRSKYGNKYIWPLYDSYDIFMADLNGKIVKQLTHSKGYDAEATISPDGKKMLYTSTKDGDIDLYIMDLKTGNEKRVTNLIGYDGGAWFSPDGKKLIWRASRPKTEAEIKEYKELLAQGLVAPTNMEVWVSNADGSNARQVTHYGQANWAPAYMPDSKRIIFASNHEYKRGFPFNLYTINEDGTNLVKISRDKGFDAFPMFSPNGKKIIFCSNRNNGGTRDTNIFLADWAE; encoded by the coding sequence ATGTATAAACGTTTGCTCTCTTTTTCCGCCCTTGTTTTTGTTGTAGCCCTTATTTCCTTCAAAACAGTCAGTAGTATTTCACAGAACCCGGTAAAATCAACTGGGGATACCATCTTATATCCAGAAGAAAAACACTTTAAAAATATTCAGCAGCTCACATTTGGCGGCGATAATGCAGAAGCTTATTTCAGTTTTGACGGCAAATGGATCATTTTTCAGAAAACAAATCCTAAAGAAGGCATTCAGTGCGATCAGATCTTTATTGGTAAAGTACCCAAGGCAGGTGAAAAGTTTCAGCCAAAACTTATCAGCAACGGCAAAGGAAGAACTACCTGTGCTGCTTTTATGAAAGATGGCAAACATATAGTTTATGCATCTACACATTTGGGTGCAGATACCTGCCCGCCTGTTCCTGACCGCAGTAAATATGGTAATAAATATATATGGCCCTTGTACGACAGCTATGATATTTTCATGGCTGACCTTAATGGAAAAATTGTAAAGCAGTTAACACACAGCAAGGGTTATGATGCTGAAGCTACGATTTCACCCGATGGGAAAAAGATGCTGTACACCAGTACAAAAGATGGCGATATTGATTTGTATATCATGGATCTGAAAACCGGCAACGAAAAAAGAGTTACCAACCTGATTGGTTATGATGGAGGTGCATGGTTCAGTCCCGATGGTAAAAAACTGATCTGGCGTGCAAGCCGTCCAAAAACAGAAGCAGAAATTAAAGAATACAAAGAGCTGCTGGCACAGGGTTTAGTTGCTCCTACCAATATGGAAGTATGGGTATCGAATGCAGATGGCAGCAATGCAAGACAGGTTACTCATTACGGGCAGGCCAACTGGGCTCCTGCTTATATGCCCGACAGCAAGCGAATCATTTTTGCCAGTAATCATGAATACAAAAGAGGATTTCCGTTTAATTTATATACTATTAATGAAGATGGAACGAACCTCGTAAAAATAAGCCGTGATAAAGGGTTTGATGCGTTCCCGATGTTCAGCCCCAATGGGAAGAAAATTATTTTTTGCAGTAACCGCAACAACGGAGGCACAAGGGATACCAATATTTTCCTTGCTGATTGGGCGGAGTAA
- a CDS encoding tetratricopeptide repeat protein encodes MNLRAVPVSVFFLFFFAACNNNGSTKKEDAAIDTATGSIQIKELETELSKEPQADSLREGLVEQLVLTNQYGKALEQVEVLLKKNPSSPAYLFMKADALEKKGDTTGAISFFEQSITAAGIFTEAQLRLASLYAETGNKNALTICEVMLKDPTAVKLRSDILFVKAVYYNKVKDTKNALRIYDQIIKEDYTYLEAYIEKGLVYYDMGNFAEAHKQFERSTSISNKFADGYFWMAKAEEKLNKTQEAIDNYKRSLALDQSITEARDALKRLGALK; translated from the coding sequence ATGAATTTGAGAGCTGTTCCCGTTTCCGTCTTTTTTTTATTCTTTTTTGCCGCATGTAATAATAATGGGAGCACAAAAAAGGAAGACGCAGCAATTGATACTGCCACAGGCAGCATTCAGATCAAAGAGCTGGAAACAGAACTCAGTAAAGAACCCCAGGCCGACAGTTTAAGAGAAGGTTTGGTGGAGCAGCTAGTTCTTACAAATCAATACGGCAAAGCACTGGAGCAGGTGGAAGTATTACTGAAAAAAAATCCGTCCAGCCCGGCTTATCTGTTTATGAAAGCCGATGCGCTGGAAAAGAAAGGCGATACAACCGGTGCCATTTCTTTCTTTGAGCAATCAATAACAGCAGCAGGAATTTTTACAGAAGCTCAATTGCGCCTGGCATCTTTGTATGCGGAAACAGGAAACAAAAATGCATTGACCATTTGTGAAGTAATGCTGAAAGATCCAACAGCTGTAAAATTGAGAAGTGATATTCTTTTTGTAAAAGCTGTTTATTATAATAAGGTAAAAGATACAAAGAATGCCCTCCGCATTTACGACCAGATCATTAAAGAAGATTATACCTACCTCGAAGCTTATATAGAAAAAGGACTGGTATACTATGATATGGGCAACTTTGCTGAAGCACATAAACAATTTGAGCGCAGCACCAGTATCAGCAACAAGTTTGCCGACGGTTATTTCTGGATGGCGAAGGCAGAAGAAAAGCTGAACAAAACACAGGAAGCCATTGACAATTATAAACGTTCACTGGCACTTGACCAAAGTATTACAGAAGCAAGAGATGCGCTGAAACGATTGGGTGCATTGAAATGA
- a CDS encoding histidinol-phosphate aminotransferase family protein, with protein MQRRELLKQTALTLAAFTLSRDLFAAEAEKQFRFPDVEKIIKLSSNENPHGPSPAARKQMMDAVNGSNRYKFEITTQLREQISALTGHTKEHIVIGAGSSELLGLTAMWAAMQKGNAVAPDPTFRLWMPAARKTGLDIKLVPLTDKKVTDLQRMKEAMTQQTKLVYICNPNNPTGTVLPANELEAFIKDIAPKAIILLDEAYTEFSNEPSMAHLVNDYPNLVIAKTFSKIYGMAGARVGYALAHPTTIKQLNDLQPWANAGASAVSVAGALASLKDKSFTEFCKKENALARTIFCKALEQEGIPYIPSHTSFVYFNTINYRKDVKAVLEANRIIGARTFEEGTKWLRLSVGTQEEMKKVAAALLA; from the coding sequence ATGCAACGTCGTGAACTACTGAAACAAACCGCTCTTACCCTTGCAGCTTTTACTTTGAGCAGGGATCTTTTTGCAGCTGAAGCAGAAAAACAATTCCGGTTCCCTGATGTTGAAAAAATCATTAAGTTAAGTTCAAATGAAAATCCGCATGGCCCTTCCCCTGCTGCACGGAAGCAAATGATGGATGCGGTAAATGGCAGCAACCGCTATAAATTTGAAATTACCACACAATTAAGAGAGCAGATCAGTGCACTCACCGGTCATACTAAAGAACACATTGTAATTGGTGCCGGTTCGTCTGAACTATTGGGCTTAACAGCTATGTGGGCTGCCATGCAAAAAGGAAATGCAGTTGCACCCGATCCCACTTTTCGTTTATGGATGCCGGCAGCACGTAAAACCGGGCTCGATATTAAACTGGTTCCTTTAACAGATAAAAAAGTAACCGACCTGCAACGGATGAAAGAAGCAATGACCCAGCAAACGAAACTGGTTTATATCTGCAATCCAAATAATCCAACCGGTACAGTATTACCGGCAAATGAACTGGAAGCATTTATTAAAGATATTGCACCCAAAGCTATCATCTTATTAGATGAAGCATATACAGAATTCAGCAATGAACCCTCCATGGCACACTTGGTAAATGATTACCCAAACCTGGTGATTGCTAAAACCTTTTCCAAAATTTATGGTATGGCGGGTGCCCGGGTTGGGTATGCACTGGCACATCCAACAACGATCAAACAATTAAATGATCTGCAGCCATGGGCTAATGCAGGTGCAAGTGCGGTATCAGTGGCAGGTGCACTGGCATCATTGAAAGACAAAAGCTTTACTGAATTTTGCAAAAAGGAAAATGCACTGGCACGAACTATATTTTGCAAGGCACTGGAACAGGAAGGCATCCCATACATTCCCTCACACACCAGTTTTGTTTATTTCAATACGATCAATTACAGGAAAGATGTAAAAGCTGTTCTTGAAGCAAACAGGATTATTGGCGCCCGCACATTTGAAGAAGGAACCAAATGGTTACGATTAAGTGTAGGTACACAGGAAGAAATGAAAAAAGTAGCTGCTGCTTTACTAGCATAA
- a CDS encoding response regulator transcription factor — MKRFLLTDDHEVVRSGVASVLKNDFPSCEVYEASNEDEAWVLLKKEEFDLIILDIHMPGSDALTFTEKIKNFYPATKVLIFSMGAEHIYAKRFLNAGASGFVSKDSGLSELRKAIELSLQGKKYISENLASLLVDSLQAKQKVNPFENLSARELEVLALLIKGGTVTGISTALNLSISSANTYKRRIFQKLNITTLVDLIQLANLHKMM; from the coding sequence TTGAAACGATTTTTACTCACAGACGACCATGAGGTTGTACGTTCCGGCGTAGCAAGTGTTTTAAAAAACGATTTCCCTTCCTGTGAAGTTTATGAAGCCTCCAATGAAGACGAGGCATGGGTGCTGTTAAAAAAGGAAGAATTTGATCTTATAATCCTGGATATCCATATGCCGGGTTCAGATGCATTAACCTTTACAGAAAAAATTAAAAATTTTTATCCGGCTACGAAAGTGCTCATCTTCTCAATGGGTGCCGAACATATCTACGCAAAAAGATTTCTCAATGCAGGCGCATCCGGATTTGTTTCAAAAGACAGTGGCCTCAGTGAACTCAGAAAAGCTATTGAGCTAAGTTTGCAGGGCAAAAAATACATCAGTGAAAATTTAGCGTCACTGTTAGTGGATTCATTACAGGCAAAACAAAAAGTAAACCCGTTTGAAAACCTGAGTGCACGTGAACTGGAAGTACTTGCTTTGTTAATTAAAGGCGGCACAGTAACAGGCATCAGCACAGCATTGAACCTGAGTATTTCATCGGCCAATACTTATAAGAGAAGAATTTTTCAAAAATTGAATATTACCACCCTCGTTGATTTAATTCAATTAGCCAATCTTCATAAAATGATGTAA
- a CDS encoding PAS domain S-box protein — protein sequence MLTKSYSDYQIRELIPDALITLDVQDRFVYVNQIAGDMLERKPMELMGKHIWTEFPEAANQPIHDAYIKARQSKQHIYLEEYNSAHDRWFENHIYQSPGGVSICFSDITERKKKEGIFQSNELKYKAFFENSMDAVVLGYTDGTVYAANQAACCLFDRSEEEICSLGRGGLMDATDPQLQVLLEERKATGKAEGEVRAIRKDGTKIQVGLKSNYFTESNGEEHTIVIMRDNSELYKAKEKIQESEEKYRELVENWTEAIVIYTEEKVVFVNKETLVLMRAANKGQLIGKFILDFIHPDYRPFVVERMKKAADEGNILPLAEEKFICLEGTEIDVEVKALPIVHDGKPSVQLIIRDITERKRAEEILHESEQKWSKLVTFIPDYIALHDLDGHYLFLNHFAEGYSYKDFVGKKMYDFMADDSKELFRKHFEQCINANQPRQFIFTAFGDNGVLRIYENSLVPIVDKEQKVVSVLSIAKDITERKLAEEKVKESEQLLNQSQRVSKIGSYKLEMGKGEWQCSHELENIFGIRESEVHTMEEWESVLHPDHREMMKEYFEKEVSAGYNRFNREYKIVNKKTGETHWVHGVGDLTFNSNGNAEQMLGTIQDITERKQVEQSLQLAHQSYFDIFNSVSEAIYILDAAGTFIDVNKGAEEMYLFTRAELIGQSPATVAAPDRNDLDKIQKEMQKVSDTGIPARFDFWAVRKNGEIFPKDVIVNRGKYFGQDVLIAAARDMTEVKRQSRLFGKVSIF from the coding sequence ATGTTAACTAAATCCTACTCCGATTATCAAATCCGGGAACTGATTCCCGATGCATTGATTACACTTGACGTCCAGGACCGTTTTGTTTATGTGAACCAGATTGCCGGCGATATGCTTGAGCGTAAGCCCATGGAATTGATGGGCAAACATATCTGGACAGAATTTCCTGAAGCAGCCAATCAACCCATTCACGACGCATATATAAAAGCAAGACAGAGTAAACAGCATATTTACCTGGAAGAATATAATTCAGCACATGACCGGTGGTTTGAAAATCATATCTATCAATCACCGGGGGGAGTTTCTATTTGCTTCAGTGATATTACAGAACGGAAAAAGAAAGAGGGGATTTTTCAATCCAATGAGCTGAAGTATAAAGCTTTTTTTGAAAACAGTATGGATGCTGTAGTTCTTGGATATACTGACGGTACTGTTTATGCTGCCAACCAGGCAGCATGCTGTTTGTTTGACAGATCAGAAGAGGAAATATGTTCATTGGGAAGAGGTGGTTTAATGGATGCGACCGATCCGCAATTGCAGGTTTTGCTAGAGGAAAGAAAAGCAACAGGCAAAGCAGAAGGAGAAGTAAGGGCAATACGAAAAGATGGAACGAAAATTCAGGTTGGTCTCAAATCAAATTATTTCACAGAATCAAATGGAGAGGAACATACCATTGTTATCATGCGGGATAACAGCGAACTCTATAAAGCAAAAGAAAAAATACAGGAAAGTGAAGAAAAGTACCGGGAGCTGGTTGAAAACTGGACTGAAGCAATTGTTATTTATACAGAGGAGAAAGTTGTTTTTGTAAACAAAGAAACTCTTGTTTTAATGCGGGCAGCAAACAAGGGGCAGCTGATCGGTAAATTCATTCTTGATTTTATTCATCCTGATTACCGACCATTTGTTGTTGAACGGATGAAAAAAGCTGCAGATGAAGGGAACATTCTGCCTTTAGCTGAAGAAAAATTTATTTGTCTTGAAGGTACTGAAATTGATGTAGAGGTAAAAGCATTACCAATTGTGCATGATGGCAAACCTTCTGTGCAATTGATTATCCGTGACATTACTGAACGGAAAAGAGCTGAAGAAATTTTGCATGAAAGCGAGCAGAAATGGAGTAAGCTTGTAACATTTATTCCCGATTATATTGCCCTGCACGATCTGGATGGCCATTATCTTTTCCTGAATCATTTTGCAGAAGGATATTCTTACAAAGATTTTGTTGGGAAAAAAATGTACGACTTCATGGCTGATGACTCAAAAGAATTGTTCCGTAAGCATTTTGAACAATGCATAAATGCAAATCAACCCCGTCAATTTATATTTACTGCTTTTGGAGATAATGGCGTATTGAGAATTTATGAAAACTCCCTTGTCCCGATAGTAGATAAAGAACAGAAAGTAGTTTCTGTCTTGTCTATTGCGAAAGACATCACAGAACGTAAGCTGGCTGAGGAAAAAGTGAAAGAGAGCGAACAACTGCTGAATCAATCACAACGGGTTTCAAAAATTGGAAGTTACAAACTTGAAATGGGTAAAGGTGAGTGGCAATGTTCTCATGAATTGGAAAATATATTCGGGATCAGGGAAAGCGAAGTACATACTATGGAAGAATGGGAATCTGTCCTACATCCTGATCATCGTGAAATGATGAAAGAATATTTTGAAAAGGAAGTATCTGCCGGGTATAATCGGTTTAACAGGGAGTATAAAATTGTTAATAAAAAAACAGGCGAAACACACTGGGTTCATGGTGTTGGTGATTTAACATTTAACAGTAACGGTAATGCAGAGCAAATGCTTGGCACAATTCAGGACATTACTGAACGCAAACAGGTAGAGCAATCTCTTCAACTGGCTCATCAAAGCTATTTCGATATCTTCAACTCTGTTTCAGAAGCTATTTATATTCTTGATGCTGCGGGAACATTTATTGATGTAAATAAAGGTGCAGAAGAAATGTATCTTTTTACAAGGGCAGAACTCATCGGACAATCTCCGGCAACTGTTGCTGCACCTGATCGTAATGATCTGGATAAAATACAAAAGGAAATGCAGAAGGTGTCTGATACCGGTATTCCTGCCCGCTTTGATTTCTGGGCTGTTCGTAAAAACGGAGAAATTTTTCCAAAAGATGTAATTGTTAACAGAGGTAAGTATTTTGGACAGGATGTATTGATTGCTGCTGCCCGGGATATGACTGAAGTTAAAAGGCAGAGCAGGCTCTTCGGGAAAGTGAGCATTTTTTAA